In Miscanthus floridulus cultivar M001 chromosome 8, ASM1932011v1, whole genome shotgun sequence, the sequence TATGAAAATACCATTTGGCAGAGCTCCCATGGGATCAGCTTGGGTGTTCCATTGGGAACTCTCTCAAACAGGCCCAATTAACTAGAAATGCAAGTTCTGTTAGCTACAAACAGATAAAAATTGCAAACATTATCATGCAAAATTCAATATTCAATAGAATTTGTTTTCTACCTTCCCAATTTCTTTTACACCATCCTTGATTCTACCTACTTGTCCATAGGAAGTTTCCCACGGTTGTATTTTGTTTAAATGATTGAATGTCGCTGTGGATATAAGGATGGCATTTCTGGGAGGTCTGAGGATCTCCTTGTGCTCTTTAATAGCCTGAGGAAgttttatcttttgttttcagTTTGAGGATGTGGAGAGGCAACTCGAGCTTGCAATTAAGGAGCAAGAGGCAACGGTAGAGCTCTTTGCAGAAGAAAGGAAGTGCCGCGACCAAGAAGAGGAAAACCTGAAGAAGAAGCTCAGGGTTAGTTGTTAGAACTATGCACCACATTGCTCCTAACCAAAAAATATGCTCCAGTTCCTCTGTTACAAATGGGAGTCGTCTAACTTCATGATGGTGTGCATGTCGCCTATAAACCCTTGGTGTCTATTTGCAGGAGGCCTCTTCCACAATTCAGGACCTGATGGAACAGCTCAATGCTGCCCGGAACTGCTGCAAGAGAAAGCAGCAGACGAAGCAACTTCACCCCCAGTAGTACGCGAGTACATGTATCGTCAGCATGCTCTCTTCTCTGGTGCATAGTAGCACAGATAATGTCCAGATGGTTGTAGAGCTGTTAGCAGTATGTAGCAGACCAGAATGTTCTATGTATGTTCCAGAGCCTGTTTATATGTAGTAAGTGTAAGATGATTGAATGGGGTTAATCCGTTAATGTGAcgacttccctaggccctcacgGTTCCCAATAGAGCTGCGTGAATAGCCCCCAGCGTGGCCAAACATGTGATGGTGATCTGTGATTGATTGATTAGCTAACGATGGAATACTTCATGATAGTCTTGACTCAGTTTACGCTATTTTGCTAGTGTCAGTTGGTCCATGCATTGGAATAACGCATCAAAGCTAGAATGGACGATCAGAGTCACAGCATGGAACGACGTTTTATTGTGCTCTCGTAGCTATAGTGCCAGAGACTTGTTACTACACATGCTTGCATACTCCCGATCCTTGGATCTTGCTAATTATACATTACTActgctaacatatatacatactcCATGTATTACACAACGAGTCGTGACGTGGCGTGGAACAACATTCTAAGTGTCGCTTAGGTCGTTGTCTTCGTTGAGCCTCGCCGCCGTGGTGAGCGCCGCGCCCACCCCGCCAGCCTTGGCGCGCGCTTCGGCGTCGTTGAAAGTCTCGGCTTGCACCACCCTCGTCGCGTCCTCGGTCCTCGCCGCCTTGTCGCCCGCCAGCTTCGCTGTCGCGTCTGAGAGGACATCACCGAGCTTGATCTTGTCGCCGTCACGCGTGGCCTCGGCGTTTGCGCGCGCCGCGGCCCGTGCCTGGTCGCCAAGGCCGCCGGGCATGGCAACGTCCGCCCCGTGCGCGCTCATCTCCGCGGCGCGGATGGCCTCCGCGTCGGCGCGGTCGATGGGGCGCCCGCCTCCGGCCCTCGCCGTCGCCTCCAGCGCCTCGCCGATCGTGATCTTGGTCGCGTCCTCCTCTACCGGCGGCGACGGGTCGGCCACGGAGTACTGCCCCACGACTCCGCCCGCCACGGACTCCGTCACGATGCGTCCGCCCGGCACGGCGGTCTGGGTCATGGTGATGCCGTGCATGGCCGCGGTGTCGCTGGCCTGGCCCGGGTGCACGGCGCCGACGGCCTGGTTGTAGGCCGCGGCCGTCTCCATGGCGGTCGCGGCGCTGAAGCCGCCCCCGGCGCCATGCGGGACCTGGACGCCTGCCACGCTGTCCTCCGCGGACCGCATGGGTTGCCCCGCGTGGTCTCCTGAGACGGCGAACACGTGGCCGTACCTGATGGCCGCCTCCTCCGGCTGCAGGTCCTGGTCTTGCTGAGCCTTGTTGCCCTTCTGCGCCTGGAGCGGATCGTCTTGTCTCCTTGGCTGCGCCTGCGCCATTGTGATTCCGGTCTGTGCTCGGTTTCTAGCTAGTTCGTGCAGTGGTTCTAACTTCTCCGAAAGAGCAGAGCAAATTGGCTTCGCAATCATGCCACGCCCATTTACTTTGTTGTTATATATACTCCGTATATGCAAAGCTGCGGATTGGCCACGTTATCGTGGCCGGTGTCGAGAAGCGCACGGACTGAGGACGCGTGCGACACGGCGCTTGACGCGCGGTTGCTCTCGTGTCGTCGGCGTAAAGGATTCACCAAGGCATGACCTGCACGTGTACAAACGCTTTAGTGTAAGTTGCAGTCGTGGCGTCCTTGTAGCAGGATCTAATTTTAAGGATTGCATGGTCCCTGGATATTTGTCTGATGTCTAGTACTTTTTTCTCGAACAAAACACTGCCAAAACAAGGAAAACAAATTATGTAAATACCAACTACAGGCTACAGCGTTGCTGAAAGATGGCTGCATCAGACAAAACTGAGGTACAAACACATGGCCTGTAACAAATATTAAGAAGGGGAAATACCAACTACAGGCTACAGCGTTGCTGAAAGATGGCTGCATCAGACAAAACTGAGGTACAAACACATGGCCTGTAACAAATATTAAGAAGGGGAAAAATAATGTACTCGCCCATCTTCGTGGATCATTCTCAATAGAGATGATGAGGCAGAACATGTCCACGATTAAAATAAATGTGGAAACCTTGAATTCATATAGTGTTAAACTTAAATTTTCTGTATTGATTCTGATTAACCGAACCAAATTTCTCTATTCCCTACTTATTTCTTGATATTGTTGCCCTATACCGGTGTACATGTCAAAATGATGGGAGATGCAAGAACTAGGTTACATGGTTCCTATTGATCCTAAGGCACCGTCTTTGCTTAAATTTTAAACACACCGAGGAGGCATTCTGCTCGCTACAGTACTGACTTTTTTCAacaaaaaatagaaataaaaaacaGAGGAAAAAAGAGGAGCAATTGTATTGTCCATACCACTACTACAAATTATAACTACCTCTAGCAACAATCCTCTATAAATTCGTGTCAATTGGGACGCTCTTTTTCTTCACTAATGATttgttctattttttttttttggataggCACGAGAGCTAACCATCACTGCATTAGAAAACCTCTCTACCAGCGCACCATTGTATCCTAAAAAAGAGCTTTGTCCTAAGATACGCTTTAAGGAGaatttaacatgaggaagggatATTCTATTTTACCAAACAGTAACGGTTGGGGCTAACAAGCACAAGCATGACCCTACATTCTATCCCATATTTTTTTGGATGTCGCAACCGGTGTGGGGGTTTCGCTTGGCCTCCTACCATCGTTAGATAGTAGCGCGGGGAGGCCGAGGGTGCCCCATAGGAAATGAAAAGGCAAAGGTTTAAGTGGATTTTCGGATGTCACAACTAGTGTGGGGGTTTCGCTTGGCCTCCTACCCTCGCTAGATAATAGCGAGGAGGAGACCGAGGGTGCCCCACATGAAATGAAAAGGAGAAAGTTTAAGTGGAGTGAGGTGGAATGGAATGACAATAAATTTAGGAGTAAATGGctattaattcatcatcttttaCTGTAGTACCCATCAGGTATTTATAGGGGATATCCAGAGGCATGATGAAATTACAATTCACCCTCGATCGAGCCGCATACCGCCCTATAGGGATACATGGGCGTTACGGACATTTCATACCTCTATTCCAACAACTCCTCTAACGTCGTCTGGGGCTCGCTTGTGGGGACCATGATTTTCCGTCTTCCTTCTTACAATCGTGGAGCTAGCGCCGCGAGGGTATCTTCCAACTCAATGGCCTCGTGGGAAACGCCTAGTCTGCAAAAACAAATCAAAGTGACCTTCATCGGGGGCGTTTGCGAGGCGGCCTCGCCGGTGTCCACCATCGAGGTTCCATGCCATGCCACAGGGCACATCCACGTTCGTAGGTGACGCGAGGCCAAAGGCCACAGAGGGTCCAAGCCTAAGTCGATGACGGGGTGGCGCGTCGAGGCCGGGTGTCGCCCAAATAGTAGCCCCTCATGGCTTTGGGCCAGCTTGGTGGGACGAGGCCTCACAATGATCAAAGGCGGGTGAGCAAAGCTTGAACTCAGGGCCCTTGGCCCAAGCAATGCCTAGTCTGCCTTCGGCCTGGCGATGGGCCCAAGGCATTTGTCTGGGTGCGGTTTTTGAGGACTTCGTTAGGGTTCTGTTTTAGAGGGTTTTAGTGTGAATGTGTGGATGAGGCCACGTTTTCGTGTGGAGGCGGGGAGTTGTTTCTTAGTTTGCGCACTCATGCTAGGTTCGTCagacactacgtgaaaaacgatttttagcaacaggtcaaattttttgtaggggcggctggtgatggagccgcccctacagtgccatgcTCGGATGCcaagacaccagccgcccctacaaatggaatagttagggtggctggtgatacgagccgcccctacaagtgggtctgatttgtaggggcagctcactcaccagccgccccccgcgttgctatttgtaggggcggctggtgattgagccgcccctacaaatgcccccgtataaatatctctgatttgtaggggcggctcaatcaccagccgcccctacaaatgacccacatataaaacaaccgcaacaccttcttcctcctcgggtcactcactccaatccatgaaagaaaggtggggaggccttggcacctcccaaaaattgctctactaaggggggaaggttttggtctcaaatcctttggtggagaggttgtagaaggtaagaaaatgctattccacacttttttttgaagttttaatggttggttagtgagtaattagagttttgtttttctctctcttctatggtgcttgagctacttatgaagcaaattagacccaagttttaaatgtactagggtaaattagggaggggaacaagatcatacccttatttggtccatgtttcttgattttagtgaacaattagttagttttatggatgtttcatgtgcatgtggatctagatctagggttaggtttttttattaatttcattttttgtaaatttatgtttgatgaaattggactagggtttatatgaaagatattgggtaaagtataattgttgctaattgttgtctttgaaattgtttattgtaatcaataaatatgtattttaattatttatggataaatgggccattaattaattttcctctaccatggtgtgtttgtatgcttcatgtaattatattagatttatattcatatatatctgaagtatatacaattattctcaagtaattattgatttgatttatttttatatatatctgaataagtagtcctttaatgtttgttttgttgttgttgtaaaagatggagtacaggaactcttggatgtatggttcgttaaggttcaaggcaggtttctgtgaagaggtggataaatttattgaagccgcaaagcagcatgcaacgacattgaaagagaataaggatacaattatttgcccctgtaaagattgcaagaaccgtatggcatggacagatgtgactatcatcagatcacatttgattatacgaggatttgttgaggactacatagtgtggattcatcatggtgaaactgttattgttaacgatgaggatgaggaggaatacgacgacgaaaccatagaatccatgtcccaatattcagcagagcttgatgcacgaatggatttcgagtttggcaatgaacaaggtggtgatgctggtggttgggatggtaatgacgaaggtggtcatcatccccggttccatggctatgccaaacggcctcacgttcaccattggccagatcacctggactactagatccgatgacttcatcaccatgaccacggaggaggcacggattcaatctgcgtcgaccactgcttcacctgcatcggctacagctccgaccacggtggatctagctctggccacgccagcatcgccttcagccacgccgacaacccgtcgtccgcttcctcgctacaaagggaggcagatcgacaacaccgacctgctcgactccatcgatcgggtcggcaccaaacttgctgaaaccctagctctggtaagttcgattcaaagtcaacctaatgagcaggtaaccactacccataacagatctacccgaccagctcgggccagtcgtcctgcacgactcggtacggatctcgtggtcacatctactcctgaagggcgctttgttcgtcgccggccagcccccgcgatgggtctctaactctccgagtacgaagcctcgatggagaactaccaggcccagccctatggcttgcgcaacttcatcaacatggtccggattgaggattatcaagaaggatcggtccacacagttcaagagggtggctcaagctcctcgtccggcatcgcatctaatggctccgtccacaccgagctccagcatcatgacaatgaaggcgttgaatacgatctggatatcccagaccacgcctcggggttcccacgattcccatccttcccaccaaggcgaggagacttgattaatgttgtcagtaatgacgaaccaccgatagttggcaaaatagaacaagaaaggctagtacacgaagcacacaatattgaccagtttaatcaccgacaaatcgtagccgaggcagaagaggaggcacgacgtataagggtccagccatgcgaccttaacaatgcctttgacagggtgagggacaagtaggtcttcaggactccaagcgccaacgtagctattgctatggcgacaatgaagtgactacccaataccctagaaacccaggcagttcatgatgatatacaagcttacctgacggctgctatggcctagaccgtagagattgtaaatcaagcccgggctccatctgtctcagtcgaattaagccacagtcgccagtactcaagttgctcacagccacccaaccaatgtggctcgcgcaacaatgacccatcagacaaccatcaaggcagaaacggtggccatgatggtggtcgggacgacaaccgccatgactaccgggacgacaaccgccgcgactaccgggacgacaaccgccaagACAACCACGACTATTGCCGTGATAATCGCGGTCACAGgattaaccagggtggcaaccaggatcaccgtgatggcaataacgatctccgccattacctcggagaacgcgatctacgcgatcgcattaaccaaagagccaacgatcatacatcccatgaaagctatcgccgtatggaatatgatactacccatggccctctaggtttgaagcagtttactccacaccttcgccaagtcatatggcccaagaacttcaagctcaaaaaacttcagaagtacgacggcaaggagaaccccaaattatgggtcatgctctacgaaaccgcgtgcagatcagccatgactgacgagcacgtcatgtctaattacttctcagtcgtcgtcggccatgcaggccaccaatggctggtcagcttgccggcgaactactttgattcttggcaagagctcaagcaagcattcatcgacaacttcattgctacttatgagtaacctggcaacaaatatgatctgcagcggattcaagatcgcaaagatgagccactgcgtgagtacatccgatgcttctcagagatgcgcatcaaggtcccatcaatctccgacaatgaggcaatcgaggctttcatcactggtctccgcttccacgatgccctaagggacaagctcctctgcaagacACCTAAATCAGTCACAATGCTCCTGGcaactgctaaaaaatatgcgaatgccgatgatgctaaaaagataatcatcgaagaagcagcaagggttccacgctctgaccacccccacaccgcgacgactatcgcagcaaccgtggttggaatgacaattttgatcgccgtaaccagcgcaacgattcccacGACCACTGCGACCAGCATAATCAGCGGTGTAatcgccgtgatgattacagggggaagcgtgctcgggaagatgacggtgaggtcaacaccgttaaaaaaggtggcggacgtcgcaactatgaagaggactacgccaaagcattgaaaggaccctgccagctccatcccaagtcaaaccataccatggagaattgttgtgttctcaaatctatctacatgcaccaacaggctctggatacatctgACAAGCCTAACAACATAGGGGAACAACGcaatgaggacaacgacgatgaagacatagatccccgtcacaagtacgtcaagccaaccgattgcgtccacaccatcattgggggcaaagtgtccattgagaccaaacgagaatgcaagttgttcgcccacgcttgcttgaacgtggccaacgccgacaacctcatcgccaatccgcggctccctccttggtctcaccgtgagatctccttcagcagaaaggaccaatgggctgcgatacctgagccagggcattttcctctggttctcgatccttgtatcaacaaggttcagttcgacagagtgctgattgatggcggcagttccatcgatatactattcaagaatagtttgccagccctgaagataacccaggctaatctcaagccatacgaggcacagttctagggtgttctccccgaacagagctccacacctctagggcagatcacgctacctgtgcaatttggtagcCCGGACCACTTTCGcgctgactacgtcaacttcgtggttgctgacttcgatggcacctaccatgctatccttggtcgaccagcgctcaccaaattcatggccatacctcactataggtatttggtgctcaagatgcctatcgagaaaggggttctaactcttaggggcaacgtatacgtagcttatacctgtgaggacgacagcttcaaaatagtagaggctcatgacctctctattcacatggccaagaccacgctcgatgctaagaagaccccagctgaccacctagagatcccagagctcaaggccccacgcaagaatgtcaagtccaaagagcacaaagtgatccagctgatcgacggtgatcccagcaaaatggcccttatcagggccaacctggatcctaaataggaagacacgctcatcaggttcttgaggagcaacgtgagtgtgttcacatggaaacccactgacatgcctggtgtacctcggaacttgatcgagcactccttaaatgtcgacggcaaggccaaacctatcaagcagaagctatgacggtttgctcacgacaaaaaggaggctattagggtagaagttacatggcttttggcagccggatttatcaaagaagtgtatcatccggagtggttagccaacccggttcttgtacgcaaaaagaataatgaatggagaatgtgcgttgattacactgatctcaacaaacactgccctaaagaccccttcgggttacctcgcatagacaaggtcatagattcaactgccagttgcgagttgctttcctttcttgattactactctggttatcaccagatcgctctcaaaaaggacaaccagatcaagacatccttcatcacgcccttcggcgcctactgctacatgaccatgtcgttcgggctaaagaacactggggctacTTATCAACacgccatataggcctgcctcaaagacgagataaaagatgacctcgtcaaggcttatgttgatgatgtagttgttaaaactaaggaagcatacacccttgttgacaacctcgaatgtacctttgcagctcttaacacattccaatggaaattaaacccaaagaagtgtatctttggtgttccaactggtatattgctcggcaacatcgtcagtcacgacggcatatgccctaacctagagaaggtaaaagctgtcttggacatgaagccacccaaaaaggtgaaggatgttcagaagcttaccagatgcatggctgccctaagtcgtttcatatcaagattaggcgaaaaaggactaccatttttcaagctgctcaaagcatccgagaagtttgagtggtcggaggaagcggacgctgcctttacacagctgaaacaatttcttacatcacctccggtcctcactgctcccagagaagacgaaaccctcctgctttacattgcggaaactaatcgagtggtctccactgccatggtggtcgagcgtgacgagcctggccacatctacaaggtacaacgaccaatatATTttgtcagtgaggtgctcaatgaatccaagactaggtacccacagattcagaaactgatctacgccatactaatcacatcccaaaagttgaaacactacttcgacggatatcgcgtggtggtcatgactgagtaccctctgggagacatcattcgcaacaaggatgcaaacgggcgcatcatcaaatgggcaatggagctatgccctttctccttggaatttgcaagtcgtactacaatcaagtctcaggcacttgtcgatttcatcgtcgagtggatagacttaagcacacctacctctcaggggcccgatgagtattggaatatgtacttcgatggctctctcaacatcgatggcgtaggagcaggagtcctttttgtgtcaccatccaaggagcaggtccgatacatcctcaggatttatttcccggcgtctaataacgccgccgagtatgaagcatgcctacatggtctacgcattgtggtcgagctcagtgttaaacatctctatgtctatggagactcggctctggtcatcaaccaactcaataaggactaggatacgactagtgaaaagatggatgcatactgcaaatcgatcagaaagctagaaggcaagttctatggcatcgagtacacacatatggtccgggacaaaaatcaagcagcagatgcgctgtcaaagttaggatcatcctgagccaaagtcccgcatggcgtatttgttcaagacctgctcacgccttccattgaagaagaagatcccgcggtagacaagcctccagaccagccattggtggctacggttctagcATCAAActccaccaaaccacctccgaccactaaggatcctgactggagagtacctttcatcaagtacctgacagatggtagtggttacaccgatcggacagaaaacgaacgcctgatgcgtcacagtaagcagtatctgctcgtcgatggcaaattgtggcgcaagaacacgaaggagaaaatcttgatgaagtgtataacccaggaggatggtgaacatctcctggaccaaatccactttggctcctgcggcaaccacgtggccttgagaacgctggttggcaaggcttttcgagcagggttctattggccattagccatagctgatgcagagaagctagtccgccattgtgaaggttgtcagttcttcgccaagagaatccatgtaccagcacatgagattcagacaatactagcctcctggcccttcgcatgctggggactagatatgatcgggcctttcaaaccggcccctgtaaaatttacatgcatctttgtgctgatcgataaaatttccaagtggatagagtacatgcccctggtcaaggcatcttcagaaaaggctgttgcgttcatcgaccaggtcatccaccgatttggcatacccaatagcatcatcaccgatctaggtactcagttcaccgggaatgccttttgggacttctgcgatgaaaggagcatagtagtaaaatacgtctcagtgGTGCACCCTAGGgataatggacaggtcgagcgggcaaacggtatgatcttggacacacttaagaagaggatgtacagagaaaatgacaaagctctgggaagatggctcaaagagttatcagccgtggtctggggcctcagaacccagcccagtcacaataccggcgtatcaccatactttatggtttatggcactgaggtagtgctcccagcggatatagccttcagatcagcacgggtagagaacttcgatgaagacaaggccaatgaagtacaggagctagaagtgaatagtgcagaagagaagcggctcgattcttgtgtacgtacagctaaataccttgctgttttgcgtaggtactacaacaagaatgtcaaggagcggttcttcatggttggggacctagtcctgaagtggaagacgaatcaggctggcgtccacaaactcgcaaccccatgggaagggcccttcatgatctaggaggttacacgaccaacatcttataggttagctcacctggacagtactgacgtacccaattcatggcacatcgataagcttaggcgtttctatgcttaactcctgagatatgtacccctcttgtactttcgatttaattcaataacgctgttatgatttctccgaccactctaatgtgtcacttcgaagtctattgttattctaactcaaccagttaaaaccgaccaccattccttctcaggttttcgaagcaggccctgtctccggttcctcccaacgcatgcatgggacctgctctctacgctacgggtgatcggcaggtcctctctggtttgacttgtgtgtgtctatGTGAGCACAAGCTATGCACcttacactccgaccacaagacaaaccagggccatacaaaccttttaggatgatgtgtcgactaaactggtacaactaaatagaacgctaacatgttctcacttagttacaccaacacgatatccaagcttaaatatgttttccacaaaacaaacaagcttatgctgatatacaattacgttattacaagcttgcctaaaaaggtccaagtttacaataacacaactacatcttcttccacagctatagcctatactattggctggtcggggcacgtggcacctgctgctcgctgggccagacatcgtgcaagggtctcgaAGACTCTAGCTttgatcgagctaaagaagatggccccaccgatgcctggctggtcgagaccgcaggc encodes:
- the LOC136473608 gene encoding late embryogenesis abundant protein 31-like, with product MAQAQPRRQDDPLQAQKGNKAQQDQDLQPEEAAIRYGHVFAVSGDHAGQPMRSAEDSVAGVQVPHGAGGGFSAATAMETAAAYNQAVGAVHPGQASDTAAMHGITMTQTAVPGGRIVTESVAGGVVGQYSVADPSPPVEEDATKITIGEALEATARAGGGRPIDRADAEAIRAAEMSAHGADVAMPGGLGDQARAAARANAEATRDGDKIKLGDVLSDATAKLAGDKAARTEDATRVVQAETFNDAEARAKAGGVGAALTTAARLNEDNDLSDT